The Hydra vulgaris chromosome 11, alternate assembly HydraT2T_AEP genome contains a region encoding:
- the LOC124814107 gene encoding melanopsin-B produces the protein MDAVKITLLTITSSAIITNVISIYMLYKKRVKNNYVILCINLSLSDLLQSIAGYIPSFILKPNLKTATVLCKSSAFFIAFPSYTTIATLTAIAFSRFLLLSTHCNSKQINYKKLFIKIATLSWIYGFTLAVLPLVGFSSYTLEDTHTRCAINFSPKTRVEKAYLILLMAFGFFIPVILILTSCLFTADIISTKYEYFFVTYGKENVETKRYKQKEKKAFSSFLLMVLSFVICWTPYATIGCLSAFTSTEIPKMLIELAALFAKLAALVNPFIYFWKDSLLKKVFKNKIFQVKGVPKMIGKETK, from the coding sequence atggatgcAGTGAAAATCACTTTATTGACTATTACCTCCTCAGCTATAATTACAAACGTCATTTCTATTTATATGCTATACAAAAAACgtgtaaaaaacaattatgttaTTCTGTGTATCAATCTATCTTTAAGTGATTTATTGCAAAGTATTGCGGGATATATACCATCATTTATTCtgaaaccaaatttaaaaacagctaCAGTGTTATGCAAGTCATctgctttttttattgcttttccGTCATATACAACAATTGCAACGCTTACTGCAATCGCCTTTTCAAGATTTTTGTTACTAAGTACACATTGTAAtagtaaacaaattaattataaaaagctCTTTATAAAGATTGCAACACTTTCGTGGATTTATGGATTTACTTTGGCTGTTCTGCCACTTGTGGGATTTTCTTCGTACACACTGGAAGATACACATACTCGATGTGCAATTAATTTTTCACCTAAAACTAGAGTTGAAAAAGCCTATTTGATCTTATTGATGGCCTTCGGCTTTTTTATTcctgttattttaattttaacttcatGTTTGTTTACAGCTGACATAATAAGCACAAAGTacgaatatttttttgtaacttacGGAAAAGAAAATGTGGAAACAAAAAGATACaaacaaaaggaaaaaaaagcgTTTTCGTCATTTTTACTAATGGTACTATCGTTTGTAATCTGTTGGACACCTTACGCAACAATAGGATGCTTATCAGCTTTTACGTCAACAGAAATACCAAAAATGCTTATTGAATTAGCAGCTCTTTTTGCAAAGTTAGCTGCTTTAGTGAACCCCTTTATTTATTTCTGGAAggattctttattaaaaaaagtttttaaaaacaaaatattccaAGTAAAAGGTGTACCTAAAATGATTGGCAAAGAAACTAAATAA